One region of Maribacter dokdonensis DSW-8 genomic DNA includes:
- a CDS encoding CusA/CzcA family heavy metal efflux RND transporter yields the protein MLNKIIRYSITHKLVIGLLTLALIITGIYSLNQLPVDAVPDITNNQVQVITNSPTLAAQEVERLITFPIEITMATIPQIDEIRSFSRFGLSVVTIVFEEDVDVYWARQQVSERLAEAQSQIPEGIGKPGIAPLTTGLGEIYQYVVTTKPGYEDKYDAIQLRTIQDWVIKRQLLGTKGVADVSSFGGYLKQYEIAIRPERLNAMQVSISEIFYALENNNQNTGGAYIEKNDKALFIRSEGLVGSVNDIENILIKQTENGIPILVNDVAKVQIGSAIRYGATTRNGEGEVVSAIVMMLKGANSAQVITDVKDKIEIISKTLPDGVVIEPFLDRTKLVNSAIGTVTTNLVEGALIVIFILLLLLGNWRAGLITASVIPLALLFAFSMMHLFGVSANLMSLGAIDFGLIVDGAVIIVEATLFHLGALKISRKLTQKEMDEEVYQSASKIRNSAAFGEIIILIVYLPILALVGTEGKMFGPMAQTVGFAILGAFILSLTYIPMVSALVLSKNTVHKKNISDRIMGFLYRIYQPILKGAMQIRIIVLGITITLFVIAFMVFRSLGGEFIPTLEEGDFAVETRVMTGSSLNNTIKATTKAEKILLDNFPEVLQVVSKIGSGEIPTDPMPVEAADLMIILKDKSEWTSASNREALANKMAEALEVIPGVTFGFQQPIQMRFNELMTGVRQDVAVKIYGEDLDQLSYYANQIGKIAGTVDGAVDVYIEEVTGIPQIVIDYDRGQLAKYGLDIKSVNNTIQAAFAGASSGLVYEGEKQFDLVVRLEGDQRTSLSNVQNLYINGTKGQQIPLQQVAKVSIIDGPYQIQRDDTRRRIITAFNVRNRDVESVVDEISKKIESQINFAPGYSVSYGGQFENLVEARQRLSIAVPMALLLIFILLYFTFGSIKQGVLIFTAIPLSAIGGVFALWLRGLPFSISAGVGFIALFGVAVLNGIVLIAEFNRLKKEGVSDIFERIYQGAKTRLRPVIMTAAVASLGFLPMAISQTSGAEVQRPLATVVIGGLITATFLTLIVLPILYYYSEKTIKLKTDKTMISLLFIFFASVVSINAQTTQNVKTFDNLNAVIEMTLKNNPNIRISKLQTQKEQALKGASYDIPKTEFGVEYGQTNSIADNDTRFNISQTFAFPTLYGNQKKLSKAKITSIELNEEVVKNELIAQIKSVYYQLWYLKNKHSLLQQQDSIYEKFQYAANLRFKTGESNALEQATANAEVADIKIGLKNNVSEIKNYQLRLQNLMQSDSLIDINVGKLEIVSSLFSEALNDSLSVSNNPLVAFYESKVEVAERERTVQSARMLPDITLGYFNQSFIGNGDTENGMPMVFDAADRFTGVQLGLSFPIFFKSHTSKIEAAKIQKMESEIQLEAVTNYTKSQLEAALETLKKDQGNLSYYQLNALPQAELLLKSSQRGFQEGAIEYIEYIQGINRALAIQSKYLDYINHYNQTLINIEKLIVNN from the coding sequence ATGCTTAATAAAATTATTAGGTACTCTATAACCCATAAATTGGTTATAGGGCTACTCACATTGGCATTAATAATTACAGGAATATATTCCTTAAATCAACTTCCTGTAGATGCTGTGCCAGATATTACCAATAATCAAGTCCAAGTTATTACCAATTCGCCAACCCTTGCCGCACAAGAGGTGGAACGCTTAATAACCTTCCCCATTGAAATTACCATGGCAACCATCCCACAGATTGATGAAATTCGTTCGTTTTCTCGGTTCGGTTTGTCGGTTGTCACTATTGTTTTTGAAGAAGATGTTGATGTGTACTGGGCTCGGCAACAGGTAAGTGAACGTCTTGCAGAAGCACAATCTCAAATACCCGAAGGCATAGGCAAACCGGGTATTGCACCTTTAACAACTGGTCTGGGTGAAATATACCAATATGTTGTCACTACAAAACCGGGTTATGAAGATAAATACGATGCCATTCAATTGCGTACCATCCAAGACTGGGTTATTAAAAGACAACTTTTAGGAACCAAAGGTGTTGCTGATGTAAGTAGTTTTGGTGGCTATTTAAAACAATATGAAATAGCCATTCGTCCAGAACGTTTGAATGCAATGCAGGTTTCTATTTCCGAAATTTTTTATGCCTTGGAAAATAACAATCAAAATACCGGAGGTGCCTACATCGAAAAAAATGATAAAGCGTTATTTATTAGAAGTGAAGGGTTGGTTGGTTCTGTTAACGATATTGAAAATATTCTTATCAAACAAACAGAAAATGGAATCCCTATTCTGGTTAATGATGTTGCGAAAGTGCAAATAGGCTCTGCCATTCGGTATGGTGCAACAACTCGTAATGGTGAAGGTGAAGTGGTAAGTGCCATTGTGATGATGTTGAAAGGAGCAAATTCTGCACAAGTCATAACTGATGTTAAAGATAAAATTGAAATTATAAGTAAAACTTTACCAGATGGTGTTGTTATTGAGCCTTTTTTAGACAGAACGAAATTGGTGAATAGTGCTATTGGAACGGTGACCACAAACCTTGTTGAAGGTGCACTCATTGTAATTTTCATTTTGTTGTTATTATTGGGGAATTGGCGTGCGGGATTGATAACGGCATCCGTTATACCATTGGCTTTATTATTTGCCTTTAGTATGATGCACCTTTTTGGTGTTTCGGCAAACCTAATGAGCCTTGGAGCCATAGATTTTGGGTTGATTGTAGATGGCGCTGTTATTATTGTAGAAGCCACTTTATTCCATTTAGGGGCTCTAAAAATTTCGAGAAAGCTTACACAGAAAGAAATGGATGAAGAGGTCTACCAATCTGCTAGTAAAATTAGAAATTCGGCAGCTTTTGGAGAAATTATTATTCTTATTGTGTACTTGCCAATTTTAGCATTGGTTGGCACCGAAGGAAAAATGTTCGGTCCCATGGCGCAAACCGTGGGTTTTGCCATTTTGGGTGCTTTTATATTATCCTTGACCTACATTCCTATGGTATCTGCATTGGTGTTAAGTAAAAACACAGTACACAAAAAAAATATTTCTGATAGGATAATGGGTTTCTTATACCGTATTTACCAACCTATCCTAAAGGGGGCGATGCAAATTCGAATTATTGTTCTTGGAATTACTATTACACTTTTTGTTATTGCTTTTATGGTATTCAGGAGTTTGGGTGGTGAGTTTATACCAACCCTCGAAGAAGGCGATTTTGCGGTTGAAACCAGAGTCATGACCGGAAGTTCATTAAACAATACGATAAAGGCAACCACAAAGGCAGAAAAAATATTATTGGATAATTTTCCTGAAGTTTTACAGGTTGTTTCTAAAATTGGTTCGGGTGAAATTCCAACAGACCCCATGCCTGTTGAAGCTGCAGATTTAATGATTATTCTCAAAGACAAATCGGAATGGACATCAGCTTCAAACAGAGAAGCGTTGGCCAATAAAATGGCTGAAGCTTTAGAGGTGATTCCAGGCGTTACTTTCGGTTTTCAGCAACCCATACAAATGCGTTTTAATGAGTTGATGACGGGTGTACGTCAAGATGTAGCTGTTAAAATTTATGGAGAAGATTTAGACCAATTATCCTATTATGCCAACCAAATTGGTAAAATAGCTGGTACAGTAGATGGCGCAGTAGATGTTTACATTGAAGAAGTTACAGGCATACCACAAATAGTAATTGATTATGACCGAGGGCAACTGGCAAAATATGGTTTGGATATAAAATCTGTGAATAATACCATTCAAGCAGCGTTTGCTGGTGCATCATCTGGGTTGGTTTATGAAGGGGAAAAGCAATTTGATTTGGTTGTACGTTTGGAAGGCGACCAAAGAACTTCTCTTTCCAATGTCCAAAATTTATACATCAATGGCACTAAGGGACAACAGATACCGTTGCAGCAAGTTGCGAAAGTTTCCATTATAGATGGTCCCTACCAAATACAACGTGATGATACTCGCAGAAGAATCATCACAGCATTTAATGTTCGAAATCGCGATGTTGAAAGTGTTGTAGATGAAATCAGTAAAAAAATCGAGAGCCAGATTAATTTTGCACCTGGTTATAGTGTGAGCTATGGTGGACAATTTGAAAATTTGGTTGAAGCAAGACAACGCTTGTCCATTGCTGTACCAATGGCGTTATTGCTTATTTTCATTTTGTTGTATTTCACTTTTGGTTCTATTAAGCAAGGTGTTCTTATTTTCACTGCTATTCCATTATCTGCTATTGGAGGTGTTTTTGCACTTTGGCTGCGTGGTTTACCATTTAGTATTTCGGCAGGAGTAGGGTTTATTGCCTTGTTTGGGGTGGCCGTATTAAACGGAATTGTTTTAATAGCGGAATTTAATCGTCTTAAAAAGGAAGGCGTTTCAGATATTTTTGAACGTATTTATCAAGGTGCAAAAACACGCTTACGCCCTGTGATAATGACAGCTGCTGTAGCATCTTTAGGGTTTTTGCCCATGGCAATTTCCCAGACTTCTGGAGCTGAAGTGCAACGTCCCTTGGCAACAGTAGTAATTGGGGGTTTAATTACGGCCACTTTTTTAACACTTATCGTATTGCCCATTCTCTATTATTATTCAGAAAAAACAATCAAACTGAAAACTGATAAAACGATGATTTCACTGCTTTTTATCTTTTTTGCAAGTGTGGTTTCTATAAATGCGCAAACAACCCAAAATGTGAAAACGTTTGACAATCTTAATGCAGTAATTGAAATGACATTAAAGAACAACCCAAATATTAGAATATCCAAATTGCAAACACAGAAAGAGCAAGCCTTGAAAGGAGCGAGTTATGATATTCCAAAAACGGAGTTTGGTGTTGAATATGGTCAAACCAATAGTATAGCAGACAATGATACGCGTTTTAATATAAGTCAAACCTTTGCATTTCCAACGTTGTATGGGAATCAGAAAAAATTATCAAAAGCCAAAATAACATCGATTGAGCTTAATGAAGAGGTCGTGAAAAACGAATTGATAGCTCAAATAAAATCCGTCTATTATCAATTGTGGTACCTAAAAAATAAGCATAGCTTATTACAGCAACAAGATAGTATTTATGAAAAATTCCAGTATGCAGCAAATCTGCGTTTTAAAACAGGTGAAAGTAATGCCTTAGAACAAGCAACTGCCAATGCAGAAGTAGCAGATATAAAAATTGGTTTAAAAAATAACGTCTCTGAAATCAAAAACTACCAATTACGGTTGCAGAATTTGATGCAATCGGACAGTCTTATCGATATTAATGTTGGAAAATTAGAGATTGTTTCATCCTTGTTTTCAGAAGCATTAAATGATAGTTTATCTGTATCAAATAATCCTTTGGTCGCATTTTATGAATCAAAAGTGGAAGTTGCAGAAAGAGAACGTACAGTACAATCGGCAAGAATGCTACCTGATATTACCTTAGGTTATTTTAATCAATCCTTTATTGGAAATGGAGATACGGAAAATGGTATGCCAATGGTGTTTGATGCAGCAGACCGTTTTACGGGGGTGCAACTGGGGTTAAGTTTTCCTATATTTTTTAAATCGCACACCTCAAAGATTGAAGCTGCTAAAATCCAAAAAATGGAAAGCGAAATACAATTGGAAGCGGTTACAAATTATACTAAATCACAGTTAGAAGCAGCCTTGGAAACATTAAAGAAAGATCAAGGTAATTTAAGTTATTATCAACTTAATGCATTACCTCAAGCTGAGTTGTTATTGAAAAGCTCACAGCGAGGATTCCAAGAAGGAGCCATTGAATATATAGAATACATACAAGGAATAAACAGAGCTTTAGCTATACAAAGCAAGTATCTAGATTATATCAATCACTATAATCAAACATTGATAAACATTGAAAAACTGATAGTTAATAATTAA
- a CDS encoding efflux RND transporter periplasmic adaptor subunit translates to MKNIIYKIILCSSLIFTIGCKEKKGVVEKTNKVKNENIVELTEAQLAQTEVIVGKVEKRKIGHEISVNGMIDVPPQGNISVTVPYGGFLKYTEMLPGSRVKKGQVIATVENPAFIDFQRNYLEALANDEYFKADFERQQTLNDAEVTSNKIFQRAKSNYMTNKANVQALESKLRLIGISPSSVKEGKISSVINVYSPINGIVRDVYINTGKYFNPQDVLMDVTDASDLHVELKVYEDDIPLIRIGQRIRFRLANTPNEWMEAKVFLIGNNVRDDRSITIHGHLQEVNENLLPGMFINANIEVEALEQNTVPEEAIVRYNGNHYIFKSLSNRKEGEQLMNDFEMIEINKGNEEDGFVAITIGDTTKDISKMNIVLNDAFTLLAKAKNGEEEGGHGH, encoded by the coding sequence ATGAAAAATATAATATATAAGATAATTCTGTGTAGTTCGCTGATATTCACAATTGGGTGTAAAGAAAAAAAAGGGGTTGTTGAAAAAACCAATAAAGTTAAAAATGAGAATATCGTTGAGCTCACAGAAGCACAATTAGCACAAACTGAAGTTATAGTTGGTAAAGTTGAAAAACGAAAAATAGGTCACGAAATTTCAGTTAACGGTATGATAGACGTACCACCACAAGGGAATATTTCTGTAACTGTCCCTTATGGTGGGTTTTTAAAATATACTGAAATGCTTCCAGGAAGTAGAGTAAAAAAAGGACAAGTAATTGCGACCGTGGAAAACCCTGCATTCATTGATTTTCAAAGAAATTATTTAGAAGCATTAGCAAATGATGAATATTTCAAAGCGGATTTTGAACGCCAACAAACATTGAACGATGCCGAGGTGACATCCAACAAAATTTTTCAAAGAGCTAAGAGCAATTACATGACTAATAAGGCCAATGTTCAAGCTTTAGAAAGTAAGTTACGGTTAATAGGGATAAGCCCATCGAGCGTAAAAGAAGGTAAGATTTCTTCAGTTATCAATGTATATTCTCCAATTAATGGTATTGTTCGAGATGTGTATATCAATACCGGAAAATATTTCAATCCACAAGATGTTTTGATGGATGTTACTGACGCATCTGATTTGCATGTAGAACTCAAAGTTTATGAAGATGATATACCGCTTATTAGAATTGGACAACGTATTCGGTTTAGATTGGCAAATACACCTAATGAATGGATGGAAGCCAAAGTGTTTCTAATAGGTAATAATGTACGTGATGATAGATCAATTACAATCCATGGTCATTTACAAGAAGTGAATGAGAACTTATTACCTGGCATGTTTATCAATGCAAATATTGAAGTGGAAGCTTTAGAGCAAAATACTGTTCCGGAAGAAGCCATTGTCAGGTACAACGGCAATCATTATATTTTTAAATCTTTAAGTAATCGAAAAGAAGGTGAACAATTAATGAATGATTTTGAGATGATTGAAATTAACAAAGGCAATGAAGAAGACGGTTTTGTAGCCATCACAATTGGGGATACAACCAAAGACATTTCCAAAATGAACATTGTATTAAATGATGCTTTTACTCTTTTGGCAAAGGCAAAAAATGGAGAAGAAGAAGGTGGGCATGGACACTAA
- a CDS encoding Fur family transcriptional regulator: MKTIIKLLESKDIRVTAMRILIYKFLVNKDVAVTLSDMESAFVKADRTTLYRTLKKFEENGIVHQIDDGTGITKYAICVVGCNCDVEKDLHLHFHCNVCNNTICLTEHKIPHINLPSGFNAENVNLVVKGICDKCSGQ; encoded by the coding sequence ATGAAAACAATTATAAAACTATTAGAGTCAAAAGATATACGGGTAACGGCAATGCGCATATTAATTTATAAGTTCCTTGTAAATAAGGATGTTGCTGTAACGTTGAGTGATATGGAGTCTGCTTTTGTTAAGGCAGACCGGACAACTTTATATAGAACTCTAAAAAAATTCGAAGAAAATGGAATTGTTCATCAAATTGATGATGGTACTGGTATTACTAAATATGCAATTTGTGTAGTAGGCTGTAACTGTGATGTTGAAAAAGATTTACACTTACATTTTCACTGTAATGTTTGTAATAATACAATTTGTCTAACTGAACATAAAATACCACACATTAATTTACCAAGTGGTTTTAATGCGGAGAATGTAAATTTAGTTGTAAAAGGAATTTGCGATAAATGTAGTGGACAGTAA
- a CDS encoding DUF3703 domain-containing protein → MKFNYKITRHLKIAYDKEISLYKEFLGNKDYANAWHHLERSHIIGQSYPIEHTYSHWLMLKFGLKQRNSKEVFGQIIRLFVGGWKSFIDHVPLGNTGGANVPPLKRMNIPKDINKLFQTK, encoded by the coding sequence ATGAAATTTAATTATAAGATAACAAGGCATTTAAAAATAGCTTATGATAAAGAAATTAGTTTATATAAAGAATTTCTAGGTAATAAAGATTATGCAAATGCATGGCATCATTTAGAAAGAAGTCATATAATAGGTCAATCTTATCCAATAGAACATACCTATTCACATTGGTTAATGCTAAAGTTTGGATTAAAGCAAAGGAACAGTAAGGAAGTATTTGGTCAAATAATTAGATTATTTGTTGGTGGTTGGAAATCATTTATTGATCATGTGCCGCTTGGCAATACAGGAGGTGCCAATGTTCCACCATTAAAACGAATGAATATTCCCAAGGATATAAACAAGCTATTTCAGACAAAATGA
- a CDS encoding heavy metal translocating P-type ATPase yields MKKITTETTGEHNHENPDNHDHEHDGILGKNTELYFAILSGVTLITGFLIEKFSELSESVPFVLYILSYIFGGYFTLKEAITKIAKGEFEIDFLMLVAAAGAAYLGEWAEGALLLFLFSLGHALENYAMGRAKKSIAALTNLAPKTALLKKDGDTVEVGIEELKVGDIIVVRPNSKISADGVIVKGNSSVDQSPITGESVPVDKLPIEYPEKEYTSKSDIPDENRVFSGTINGNNTLELKVIKEAKDSTLNRLVTMVQEAQNQKSPTQLLTDKFERYYVPAVIILVIALNFAFLLIDETWSESLYRSLAVLVAASPCALAISTPSAVLSGVARAARGGVLIKGGRPLEDLGELTALAFDKTGTLTEGKPKLTDIESFGNIGHKELLEIAVAVEELSDHPLAKAVVRDGSKKLGKDIKIPDADDLEAVQGKGIKANYQGNTIYIGNLELFEDIHNGVPSEVSEKVRRLEGEGKTTMLIKRDDEFIGMLGLMDTPREKAKETLAQLKEIGIKKMIMLTGDNQKVADAVAREIGLTEALGSLLPEEKVEAIKKLAQQENKLAMIGDGVNDAPAMANSTVGIAMGAAGSDVALETADIALMADKLETLPFAIGLSRKAKSVIKQNLWVSLGVVALLIPATIISWASIGIAVAIHEGSTLIVVINALRLLGYKNR; encoded by the coding sequence ATGAAAAAAATAACTACGGAAACAACAGGGGAACATAATCACGAGAATCCTGATAATCATGATCACGAACATGACGGAATTTTAGGAAAGAACACTGAACTTTATTTTGCCATTTTAAGTGGAGTAACTTTAATAACTGGATTTCTAATAGAAAAGTTTTCTGAGCTTTCGGAGAGTGTTCCATTCGTACTCTATATTTTATCTTACATTTTTGGAGGATATTTTACCTTAAAAGAGGCCATTACTAAAATTGCCAAGGGCGAATTTGAAATTGATTTCCTTATGCTTGTCGCAGCCGCAGGAGCTGCCTATTTAGGTGAATGGGCAGAAGGTGCCCTGTTGCTGTTCCTTTTTAGTCTGGGTCACGCTTTGGAAAACTATGCTATGGGAAGGGCAAAAAAATCCATTGCGGCATTGACTAACCTGGCGCCTAAAACAGCATTGTTAAAGAAAGATGGCGACACTGTTGAAGTGGGTATTGAGGAGCTAAAGGTTGGTGATATTATCGTGGTACGGCCCAATAGCAAAATATCTGCCGATGGTGTTATTGTAAAAGGAAATAGTAGTGTAGACCAGTCACCAATTACAGGAGAAAGTGTTCCAGTAGATAAGTTACCCATTGAATATCCAGAGAAGGAGTACACCTCAAAAAGTGATATACCTGATGAAAACCGTGTGTTTTCAGGAACTATTAATGGTAATAATACGCTTGAATTAAAAGTAATTAAAGAAGCTAAAGACTCTACATTAAATCGTTTGGTTACAATGGTTCAAGAGGCTCAGAATCAAAAATCGCCCACACAATTATTGACTGATAAATTTGAGAGGTATTATGTGCCGGCAGTAATCATACTGGTAATAGCGCTCAACTTTGCTTTTTTGCTTATTGACGAAACTTGGAGTGAAAGTCTTTACCGTTCATTAGCAGTATTAGTAGCGGCAAGCCCTTGTGCTCTTGCAATTTCTACCCCTTCTGCTGTATTAAGTGGAGTAGCCAGAGCCGCGCGTGGCGGAGTTTTGATAAAGGGTGGCAGGCCATTGGAAGATTTAGGAGAACTTACCGCTTTAGCCTTTGATAAAACTGGAACCCTAACGGAAGGAAAACCAAAACTTACCGATATTGAAAGTTTTGGAAATATTGGACATAAAGAGTTGTTAGAAATAGCTGTTGCCGTAGAGGAATTGAGTGATCATCCTTTGGCGAAGGCTGTTGTAAGGGATGGATCGAAAAAGCTTGGTAAAGACATTAAGATACCGGATGCAGATGATTTGGAAGCCGTTCAAGGAAAGGGTATAAAAGCTAACTATCAAGGAAATACTATTTACATAGGCAATTTAGAACTTTTTGAAGATATTCATAATGGTGTTCCAAGCGAAGTTTCGGAAAAGGTAAGAAGACTTGAGGGGGAAGGAAAGACCACTATGCTAATAAAAAGAGATGATGAATTTATAGGTATGCTTGGGCTAATGGACACGCCTCGAGAAAAAGCCAAGGAAACCCTTGCTCAGTTAAAGGAAATTGGTATTAAAAAAATGATAATGCTAACCGGTGATAATCAGAAAGTGGCAGATGCCGTAGCTAGGGAAATTGGGTTAACAGAAGCGCTTGGAAGTCTACTTCCGGAAGAAAAAGTAGAGGCCATCAAAAAACTTGCACAGCAGGAAAATAAACTCGCAATGATCGGTGACGGCGTTAATGATGCTCCAGCCATGGCTAACAGTACTGTTGGTATTGCCATGGGTGCAGCAGGTAGTGATGTAGCTTTAGAAACGGCAGATATTGCCTTAATGGCAGATAAGTTAGAAACACTTCCTTTTGCAATAGGTTTGAGTAGAAAAGCAAAGTCGGTTATTAAGCAAAATTTGTGGGTTAGTTTGGGGGTGGTAGCACTGTTAATCCCTGCAACTATAATAAGTTGGGCTAGTATTGGCATTGCCGTAGCTATTCATGAGGGCTCTACGCTAATTGTAGTTATCAATGCGTTAAGGTTATTGGGCTACAAAAATAGATAA
- the cls gene encoding cardiolipin synthase, translating to MWTSIFIGIYVVVAFTIVLSILLYGAKPTKSLAWLLAIFAIPIGGIFLYLLLGRNRRRDKLIELEKDLFNKQPKPSHQHVNEFNGRYKKLMALNYRNSHFPPTTGNDLTILKDGKTTFETIFHALECATKRIHIQYYIFEEGDLASRLLELFEKKIAEGVVIRLIYDGIGSFSLSKKYLKELIKIGVEVYSFLPFKFGRYFYSLNFRNHRKIIVIDGEIAFTGGINISDKYLKGQVGLGKWHDMHLKLIGAAATQLDQVFMTDWYLVSTKLLQPIQIPEKTKELVVQNEMVQIVAGGPDDDFPALEQTYFTIVNMAKEYVYITNPYIIPGQALIRALQTAALSGVDVRLLVSENADNKVVSWSVHSYFELFLKAGIKIYLFPDGFLHSKIMVSDDAVSSIGTANLDDRSFEQNYEVNAIMYHKHMAELLKEDFLQDCSISNELIYEEYLKRKWTKKLQEGIGRVLSPLF from the coding sequence ATGTGGACTTCAATATTTATAGGTATTTACGTAGTTGTGGCATTTACTATTGTGCTGTCAATTTTACTTTACGGGGCAAAACCAACAAAAAGTTTGGCGTGGCTGCTTGCAATATTTGCTATACCCATTGGTGGAATTTTCCTTTACCTCTTGTTGGGCAGAAACAGAAGAAGAGATAAACTAATTGAACTGGAAAAAGACCTTTTTAACAAACAACCTAAACCTAGTCATCAGCATGTGAATGAATTCAATGGTAGGTATAAAAAATTGATGGCGCTAAATTATAGGAATTCACATTTTCCGCCTACTACGGGCAATGACCTAACTATTTTAAAAGACGGTAAAACAACCTTTGAGACTATTTTTCATGCTTTGGAATGCGCCACCAAACGAATTCATATTCAATATTACATATTTGAAGAAGGTGATCTAGCATCTAGGTTGTTAGAATTGTTCGAGAAAAAAATAGCTGAAGGTGTTGTAATAAGGTTAATATATGATGGCATTGGTAGTTTCTCATTGAGTAAGAAATATCTAAAGGAATTAATTAAAATAGGGGTAGAAGTTTATTCTTTTCTACCTTTTAAGTTCGGTAGATATTTTTATTCCCTAAACTTTAGAAACCACAGAAAAATTATAGTAATCGATGGTGAAATTGCATTTACAGGAGGAATAAATATATCTGATAAATACCTTAAAGGGCAGGTTGGTTTGGGTAAGTGGCATGATATGCATTTAAAACTTATTGGTGCTGCTGCAACGCAATTGGACCAAGTATTTATGACAGATTGGTATTTGGTTAGTACTAAACTATTGCAACCCATTCAAATACCGGAAAAGACAAAAGAATTAGTAGTGCAAAATGAAATGGTACAAATAGTTGCAGGCGGACCGGATGATGATTTTCCGGCATTGGAGCAAACCTATTTTACCATTGTTAACATGGCAAAAGAATATGTGTATATTACCAACCCTTATATAATACCAGGTCAGGCATTGATAAGAGCTTTACAGACTGCGGCTTTAAGTGGGGTAGATGTTAGGTTACTGGTATCTGAGAATGCAGACAATAAAGTAGTAAGTTGGTCTGTACATTCTTATTTTGAACTTTTCTTGAAAGCTGGTATAAAAATCTATCTATTTCCAGATGGTTTTTTACATAGTAAAATAATGGTAAGTGATGATGCGGTTTCATCTATTGGAACGGCAAATTTAGATGACCGTAGTTTTGAACAGAATTATGAGGTCAATGCTATTATGTACCACAAACATATGGCCGAACTTTTGAAAGAGGATTTTTTACAAGATTGTAGTATCAGTAATGAATTGATTTACGAAGAATACTTAAAAAGAAAGTGGACCAAGAAATTACAGGAAGGGATAGGCAGGGTACTTAGTCCGTTGTTCTAA
- a CDS encoding universal stress protein, which yields MNKRILIPTDFSKNALNAIWYTIDLYAKLNCDFYFLNVFSFEKYTTNSLNIPEEGSAEYLLAKQESEKKFDKLINTLGLHEENFKHNYFTESTANFLSEAIKQNIKEKDIDLVAMGTKGATGSKGVLFGSNTVMAMEKIRECPVLAIPEHVSFMSPKEIVFPTDFKDVYKRPEFKYLIELANMHNAEIAVLHLENNKELTETQLSNKQLLSSILSETKHQFHTLKEKNLGKGIQLFVESRESDMVSFINRKHFFFGSVFSKPLIKEIGYDSDVPILALH from the coding sequence ATGAACAAGCGTATTTTAATACCTACGGATTTTTCTAAAAATGCCCTTAATGCCATTTGGTACACCATTGATCTGTATGCAAAACTTAATTGTGACTTTTATTTTCTAAACGTGTTCAGTTTTGAAAAATATACGACCAATAGTCTAAATATACCTGAAGAAGGAAGTGCAGAATACCTACTAGCAAAACAGGAATCAGAAAAGAAATTTGATAAACTGATCAACACCCTTGGCTTACATGAAGAGAACTTTAAACACAATTATTTTACAGAATCTACAGCGAACTTTCTGTCAGAAGCCATTAAGCAAAACATAAAAGAGAAAGATATTGATTTGGTCGCAATGGGAACCAAAGGGGCTACAGGCTCTAAAGGTGTCCTATTTGGCAGTAATACCGTTATGGCCATGGAGAAAATTAGAGAATGTCCAGTACTAGCCATACCAGAACATGTATCGTTCATGTCGCCTAAAGAGATAGTTTTTCCAACAGATTTTAAAGATGTCTATAAAAGACCAGAGTTTAAATACCTTATAGAATTGGCTAATATGCACAATGCCGAAATTGCCGTATTGCATTTAGAAAACAATAAAGAACTTACAGAAACCCAATTAAGCAATAAACAATTATTATCATCTATTTTAAGTGAGACTAAACATCAATTTCATACCTTAAAAGAGAAGAATTTGGGCAAGGGTATACAGCTTTTTGTTGAAAGTAGAGAAAGTGATATGGTGTCTTTCATTAACCGAAAACATTTCTTTTTTGGTAGTGTCTTTTCTAAACCATTGATTAAAGAAATTGGTTACGACAGCGATGTACCCATTTTAGCATTACATTAA